A portion of the Carassius carassius chromosome 42, fCarCar2.1, whole genome shotgun sequence genome contains these proteins:
- the LOC132124424 gene encoding uncharacterized protein LOC132124424 → MKKCVFPTLFEWNHYQEQPPRLSVWEHQERPLTPDPNLDAEQEDIDFDVERTGHDYCSVPEAAAVDMVLHENEELKREIEDVRKQLEQTKMIHRFGLNRFAGSNEDIRFYTRFATYNHLMAFWELIEPATHRMIRVTNSKVFKEPGNTRALPAIDEFFLFLMHLALGLKQMDLGHRFQVHQTTVNRIITTWANFLYFVLGSVCIWMPKEKVRAHLPEEFHQFRDTQVILDCTEIRCQTPSSLLLQSEVFLNYKSHCTFKALVGMAPHGEITFVSAL, encoded by the exons atgaaaaaatgtgtttttcctaCACTGTTTGAGTGGAACCACTACCAGGAGCAGCCGCCGAGGTTGAGTGTTTGGGAACATCAAGAGAGACCGCTGACCCCAGATCCTAATTTGGACGCAGAACAGGAAGATATAGACTTTGATGTGGAGAGGACTGGGCATGATTATTGTTCTGTTCCCGAAGCTGCAGCTGTGGACATGGTTCTACATGAAAACGAGGAGTTAAAAAGGGAGATAGAAGATGTACGGAAGCAGTTGGAGCAAACAAAGATGATACACCGCTTTGGTCTCAATAGATTTGCTGGGTCCAATGAGGACATTCGTTTTTATACAAG atTTGCAACATACAACCACCTGATGGCCTTCTGGGAACTGATTGAACCGGCAACTCACAGGATGATTCGTGTCACCAACTCCAAAGTCTTCAAGGAGCCTGGAAACACTCGGGCACTTCCTGCAATAGACGAGTTCTTCCTGTTCTTGATGCATCTTGCTTTAGGCCTCAAGCAAATGGACCTTGGTCATCGGTTTCAAGTACATCAGACCACTGTAAACCGCATCATAACAACCTGGGCCAACTTCCTATACTTTGTCCTGGGGTCAGTGTGCATTTGGATGCCAAAAGAGAAAGTACGAGCCCATCTGCCAGAAGAATTCCATCAATTTCGAGACACACAGGTTATCCTGGATTGTACAGAGATCCGCTGCCAAACACCTTCCTCTTTGCTACTACAAAGTGAGGTCTTTTTAAATTACAAGTCTCACTGCACCTTTAAAGCTTTAGTAGGAATGGCACCTCATGGTGAAATAACATTTGTTTCTGCACTGTAG